One Cygnus atratus isolate AKBS03 ecotype Queensland, Australia chromosome 6, CAtr_DNAZoo_HiC_assembly, whole genome shotgun sequence DNA segment encodes these proteins:
- the HACD2 gene encoding very-long-chain (3R)-3-hydroxyacyl-CoA dehydratase 2 isoform X1, with protein sequence MAAAGGGGSRADNGYGSQQPRRRKGPGALATAYLVIYNVVMTAGWLVIAVGLVRAYLAKGSYHSLYYSIEKPLKFFQTGALLEILHCAFGIVPSSVVLTAFQVMSRVFLTWAVTHSVKEVQTEDSVLLFVVAWTITEIIRYSFYTFSLLNHLPYLIKWARYTLFIVLYPMGVSGELLTIYAALPFVRQSGLYSISLPNKYNFSFDYYTFLILVMISYIPIFPQLYFHMLHQRRKVLSHTEEHKKSE encoded by the exons ATGGCGgcggctggcggcggcggcagccggGCGGATAACGGCTACGGCAGCCAGCAGCCGCGGCGAAGGAAGGGCCCGGGCGCGCTAGCCACGGCCTACCTCGTTATTTACAACGTGGTGATGACGGCGGG aTGGCTTGTTATTGCAGTTGGTCTAGTTCGAGCATACCTGGCTAAAGGTAGCTACCATAGCCTGTACTACTCAATAGAAAAGCCCCTGAAATTCTTCCAAACTGGAGCTTTGCTTGAG aTTCTGCACTGTGCATTTG GCATTGTTCCCTCTTCTGTTGTTCTGACTGCTTTCCAAGTGATGTCAAGGGTTTTCCTGACCTGGGCAGTAACACATAGTGTAAAAGAG GTACAAACAGAAGATAGTGTCCTGTTGTTTGTAGTGGCCTGGACAATCACTGAGATAATCCGTTACTCTTTTTATACCTTTAGCTTGTTAAACCATCTCCCTTATCTCATAAAATGGGCCAG GTACACGTTGTTTATAGTATTGTATCCAATGGGAGTCTCTGGTGAATTGCTCACAATATATGCTGCGTTACCCTTTGTCAGGCAGTCTGGCTTGTATTCCATTAGTTTACCTAACaagtacaatttttcttttgactacTATACATTCCTGATCCTGGTTATGATCTCGTACATTCCAA tctttccCCAGCTCTATTTTCATATGCTACATCAGAGGCGAAAGGTGCTTTCCCACACTGAAGAACACAAGAAGTCGGAGTAA
- the HACD2 gene encoding very-long-chain (3R)-3-hydroxyacyl-CoA dehydratase 2 isoform X2 — protein MPILFKMSWLVIAVGLVRAYLAKGSYHSLYYSIEKPLKFFQTGALLEILHCAFGIVPSSVVLTAFQVMSRVFLTWAVTHSVKEVQTEDSVLLFVVAWTITEIIRYSFYTFSLLNHLPYLIKWARYTLFIVLYPMGVSGELLTIYAALPFVRQSGLYSISLPNKYNFSFDYYTFLILVMISYIPIFPQLYFHMLHQRRKVLSHTEEHKKSE, from the exons ATGCcaatcttatttaaaatgtc aTGGCTTGTTATTGCAGTTGGTCTAGTTCGAGCATACCTGGCTAAAGGTAGCTACCATAGCCTGTACTACTCAATAGAAAAGCCCCTGAAATTCTTCCAAACTGGAGCTTTGCTTGAG aTTCTGCACTGTGCATTTG GCATTGTTCCCTCTTCTGTTGTTCTGACTGCTTTCCAAGTGATGTCAAGGGTTTTCCTGACCTGGGCAGTAACACATAGTGTAAAAGAG GTACAAACAGAAGATAGTGTCCTGTTGTTTGTAGTGGCCTGGACAATCACTGAGATAATCCGTTACTCTTTTTATACCTTTAGCTTGTTAAACCATCTCCCTTATCTCATAAAATGGGCCAG GTACACGTTGTTTATAGTATTGTATCCAATGGGAGTCTCTGGTGAATTGCTCACAATATATGCTGCGTTACCCTTTGTCAGGCAGTCTGGCTTGTATTCCATTAGTTTACCTAACaagtacaatttttcttttgactacTATACATTCCTGATCCTGGTTATGATCTCGTACATTCCAA tctttccCCAGCTCTATTTTCATATGCTACATCAGAGGCGAAAGGTGCTTTCCCACACTGAAGAACACAAGAAGTCGGAGTAA